DNA from Manduca sexta isolate Smith_Timp_Sample1 unplaced genomic scaffold, JHU_Msex_v1.0 HiC_scaffold_2992, whole genome shotgun sequence:
CGTAATACGTACTGcttctaaaaattatatacaattttggTTCTTATATCCAGTGCTTACGGACGGATCCCTGCAAAGATCCCGCACGAGGAGCTGGCTCTACAGTGGGTGGTTGCAAGCGGTGCCACTAGAGACCTCGCCATGCAGAACTCATGGTAAATGATAGTCTACCCACCCTTAttacaaaactttaatatacCCAGAAAGCCCAGACGTTACAACTTGCTACTCGACAATTAAATTATGAcggcattttttttatgtagatacTGTAACATTGAgcaatatgacaaaaaaaaacattcacgtcgaattatAACCTcatcctttttttgaagtcggttaaaaagcgTCTGGTCTCGCGGTATTGTACAGTAAAGCGAGAGTGTACAATAATTTGAAGTTGTTTTGTTGCTATTATTTTTCGATAGGCGTAGAGCtaataatactgtttttttaattattaaattcaaataaaaggaTTTTAACTCAGACTAGTGTGTCATTTAACATGGAGTAAATTCGTGGCTGGTGTTGCAGGTCGCTGTTCGAGCTGATGATCAAGTCGATGGTGGAGTACCTGTACTGGAGCGGCGCGCACGAGGCGCCGCGCAAGGCGCGCTTCCCCGAGCAGTTCACCGACGACCTCACCACCCTCGTCAACAACGTCACCTCCGAGATCATCTCCGGGTACGGCAGGGACACAGTAGCTTGGatggcagtgtgcagttggcctcatgctgccgtagacgccgagggcgtccttcggtgcgcgggggctcctgagcccccccccccccccccaccctCACAgaagacgggccgcactaggcggcaccgcgcaggggcggctgtggaagtagacttagacatttccgtcagaggaagctcgcagtcgtccctaatgcgccgaagaaggccaccgcggagttttagttggtatgccgtgcgctgtatataggttagggactcggcccggcggtcgcctgaaggtcgacataaaatccgggcggcgcaatgccgggtcgtaaggcacggtgatcccaacataaccgctcagtcgccccccacgaaggctgagcggtagtcataagacactttctccgcgaaaacaaaaaaaaaaaaaaagggacaCAGTAGCTTATGATGTCAGGTCTTCCACCTGTGTGTGTCTAAATACATGGgctggatttttttatatttgtacggcaaagtgacctctgcacctgatggtaagtagagtggagttcaatagaatgtcaactgcgatgattaccccacgaTAGTCGATACatttatgctggcctgttggaaccggatatacaaataatcccggaacgtgacacacttacgtgggccactacggcgggttttaacaccataaGCGTACGGAggtcgctatcctgagacatgagatgttaagtcttattgtatCCAGttattacactagctacaatgtccttcaaaccggaacacaacagtgactgcacactgctgcaTGACGACagacatagacattgcggtggtacctacccaggcggactctcacatatgagagacctaccaccagtatcacgcaatattttgtcataattttacTATCATCTCGCTTAACTCgtcaagtaaatatattttgtcatggCAGGTACGGCAAGAACAGCCGTCTCACGCAGAGCCTGAACAACAGCCTGGCGTTCTTCCTGTTCGACTTGCTGAGCGTGATGGACCGCGGCTACGTGTTCAACCTGATCCGCAGTTACTACAAGCAGATGAGTGCTAAGATCGCGTCGCTGCCTGATGCTGTGCCGCTTGTGCATTACAAGGTATTTGTTAGAGTGgtactttatattttgatatgtatATGAAAATACATTTGGTTATAATTCTGATCCTCTTTATTTAACGCACCCTGTATATCAGTGACGTTTGATATACAggttgtatataatacagtagatgatttttttttataattccttttattcgaggcatatttataatttggaataattgttattaacgTGTTTTAAAGTGTACTTATTGGTTGAGTATAATGTATGTACTGCTAAAatgtgcgcgtgtgtgtgtgccaGTTGTCGTTCCTGCGCATAATCTGTTCGCACGAGCACTACGTGTCGCTGAACCtgccggcgggcggcgcggcgtgcggcgcaGTGTCGTTGGCGCCCTCCGCGCAGTCCGTGGCCTCCGCCTTCCTCTCTCCGGCGCGGCGCACGGCGCCCTCTCGCACGAGTTCCGCTCGCGACACTACCTCGCCGGACTGCTTCTCACTGAGCTTACCAACGCGCTCGAGTTGCAGTGAGTATCGACTTCCTGAATACAAAGTACCTGTTTATAACTCACCCTgaatataaattagtatttttctaTCGATtgcaaaaattgaccaatcacaaTAGAGGTTTATCAATATACCAATCCTTTCACCCAACATTCAGTGTCGATATACCGATCATGTGCAGGAGTCCGCTGCTGCAGAGCGCGGCGGTGGGCGcggtgtgtgcgctgacgtgcgcgcacgacgcggacccgcggctgcaggcgccggagctgcgcgcgcgcgtggcggcgctgtacctgccgctgctggccgccgcgctcgacgcgcagccgctgctctaccgacccagcgctactaatggtaagtggtgacacactactacacagtactagtcggtgtgtgcgctgacgtgcgcgcacgacgcggacccgcggctgcaggcgccggagctgcgcgcgcgcgtggcggcgctgtacctgccgctgctggccgccgcgctcgacgcgcagccgctgctctaccgacccagcgctactaatggtaagtggtgacacactactacacagtactagtcggtgtgtgcgctgacgtgcgcgcacgacgcggacccgcggctgcaggcgccggagctgcgcgcgcgcgtggcggcgctgtacctgccgctgctggccgccgcgctcgacgcgcagccgctgctctaccgacccagcgctactaatggtaagtggtgacacactactacacagtactagtcggtgtgtgcgctgacgtgcgcgcacgacgcggacccgcggctgcaggcgccggagctgcgcgcgcgcgtggcggcgctgtacctgccgctgctggccgccgcgctcgacgcgcagccgctgctctaccgacccagcgctactaatggtaagtggtgacacactactacacagtactagtcggtgtgtgcgctgacgtgcgcgcacgacgcggacccgcggctgcaggcgccggagctgcgcgcgcgcgtggcggcgctgtacctgccgctgctggccgccgcgctcgacgcgcagccgctgctctaccgacccagcgctactaatggtaagtggtgacacactactacacagtactagtcggtgtgtgcgctgacgtgcgcgcacgacgcggacccgcggctgcaggcgccggagctgcgcgcgcgcgtggcggcgctgtacctgccgctgctggccgccgcgctcgacgcgcagccgctgctctaccgacccagcgctactaatggtaagtggtgacacactactacacagtactagtcggtgtgtgcgctgacgtgcgcgcacgacgcggacccgcggctgcaggcgccggagctgcgcgcgcgcgtggcggcgctgtacctgccgctgctggccgccgcgctcgacgcgcagccgctgctctaccgacccagcgctactaatggtaagtggtgacacactactacacagtactagtcggtgtgtgcgctgacgtgcgcgcacgacgcggacccgcggctgcaggcgccggagctgcgcgcgcgcgtggcggcgctgtacctgctgctgctggccgccgcgctcgacgcgcagccgctgctctaccgacccagcgctactaatggtaagtggtgacacactactacacagtactagtcggtgtgtgcgctgacgtgcgcgcacgacgcggacccgcggctgcaggcgccggagctgcgcgcgcgcgtggcggcgctgtacctgccgctgctggccgccgcgctcgacgcgcagccgctgctctaccgacccagcgctactaatggtaagtggtgacacactactacacagtactagtcggtgtgtgcgctgacgtgcgcgcacgacgcggacccgcggctgcaggcgccggagctgcgcgcgcgcgtggcggcgctgtacctgccgctgctggccgccgcgctcgacgcgcagccgctgctctaccgacccagcgctactaatggtaagtggtgacacactactacacagtactagtcggtgtgtgcgctgacgtgcgcgcacgacgcggacccgcggctgcaggcgccggagctgcgcgcgcgcgtggcggcgctgtacctgccgctgctggccgccgcgctcgacgcgcagccgctgctctaccgacccagcgctactaatggtaagtggtgacacactactacacagtactagtcggtgtgtgcgctgacgtgcgcgcacgacgcggacccgcggctgcaggcgccggagctgcgcgcgcgcgtggcggcgctgtacctgccgctgctggccgccgcgctcgacgcgcagccgctgctctaccgacccagcgctactaatggtaagtggtgacacactactacacagtactagtcggtgtgtgcgctgacgtgcgcgcacgacgcggacccgcggctgcaggcgccggagctgcgcgcgcgcgtggcggcgctgtacctgccgctgctggccgccgcgctcgacgcgcagccgctgctctaccgacccagcgctactaatggtaagtggtgacacactactacacagtactagtcggtgtgtgcgctgacgtgcgcgcacgacgcggacccgcggctgcaggcgccggagctgcgcgcgcgcgtggcggcgctgtacctgccgctgctggccgccgcgctcgacgcgcagccgctgctctaccgacccagcgctactaatggtaagtggtgacacactactacacagtactagtcggtgtgtgcgctgacgtgcgcgcacTGACGCGGACtccgcggctgcaggcgccggagctgcgcgcgcgcgtggcggcgctgtacctgcTGCTGCTGGCtgccgcgctcgacgcgcagccgctgctctatcgacccagcgctactaatggtaagtggtgacacactactacacagtactagtcggtgtgtgcgctgacgtgcgcgcacgacgcggacccgcggctgcaggcgccggagctgcgcgcgcgcgtggcggcgctgtacctgccgctgctggccgccgcgctcgacgcgcagccgctgctctaccgacccagcgctactaatggtaagtggtgacacactactacacagtactagtcggtgtgtgcgctgacgtgcgcgcacgacgcggacccgcggctgcaggcgccggagctgcgcgcgcgcgtggcggcgctgtacctgccgctgctggccgccgcgctcgacgcgcagccgctgctctaccgacccagcgctactaatggtaagtggtgacacactactacacagtactagtcggtgtgtgcgctgacgtgcgcgcacgacgcggacccgcggctgcaggcgccggagctgcgcgcgcgcgtggcggcgctgtacctgccgctgctggccgccgcgctcgacgcgcagccgctgctctaccgacccagcgctactaatggtaagtggtgacacactactacacagtactagtcggtgtgtgcgctgacgtgcgcgcacgacgcggacccgcggctgcaggcgccggagctgcgcgcgcgcgtggcggcgctgtacctgccgctgctggccgccgcgctcgacgcgcagccgctgctctaccgacccagcgctactaatggtaagtggtgacacactactacacagtactagtcggtgtgtgcgctgacgtgcgcgcacgacgcggacccgcggctgcaggcgccggagctgcgcgcgcgcgtggcggcgctgtacctgccgctgctggccgccgcgctcgacgcgcagccgctgctctaccgacccagcgctactaatggtaagtggtgacacactactacacagtactagtcggtgtgtgcgctgacgtgcgcgcacgacgcggacccgcggctgcaggcgccggagctgcgcgcgcgcgtggcggcgctgtacctgccgctgctggccgccgcgctcgacgcgcagccgctgctctaccgacccagcgctactaatggtaagtggtgacacactactacacagtactagtcggtgtgtgcgctgacgtgcgcgcacgacgcggacccgcggctgcaggcgccggagctgcgcgcgcgcgtggcggcgctgtacctgccgctgctggccgccgcgctcgacgcgcagccgctgctctaccgacccagcgctactaatggtaagtggtgacacactactacacagtactagtcggtgtgtgcgctgacgtgcgcgcacgacgcggacccgcggctgcaggcgccggagctgcgcgcgcgcgtggcggcgctgtacctgccgctgctggccgccgcgctcgacgcgcagccgctgctctaccgacccagcgctactaatggtaagtggtgacacactactacacagtactagtcggtgtgtgcgctgacgtgcgcgcacgacgcggacccgcggctgcaggcgccggagctgcCGGAGTGCTCACGTGCGTGCATcgtaagaattttatatatcactagcttccgctcgcagcttcgcccgcgtggatttcggacttcaaaatggaggaggtgctcaatttgtcgggatgtttttaatgtatggtggtatgcaggtggtccgattgtccggtcagggtctgatgatgggatcctggtgaaatcgaaggaagcttatagcatgattcagtattcacgcgtgatggcttattattagcgtatttcatgtataactttggtgtttctataccgatttctatgattctttttaaggACTATTTACTCATGTAAACTTtgttaattagggatgactgagagtgctataaacgtaagagtagacaaaataaatataatgagaaagcttcgaactgctaagctatcgggagttacacgtgttattgtgagtcaaccataaaagatagacatatgctgtcgtgggatattttttacataatttgaaggagaacatttccgtcttACATGATTTTTGGCAAGTagcttttaaccattaaggttgcacacgcgacggaagcttaaaaatggagtaacttctcccgttttcccaacatttcccttcactgctctgctcctattaattgtagcgtgatgaaaagtatactataaccagcacaggagtatgacaaataattgtaccaagtttcgttaaaatccgtcgagtagtttttgtttctataacggttatacagacagacagacaaacacaaaaattttactaattgcatttttggcatcagtatcgatccccaATCACCCCCccgatagttattttggaaatatatttcatgtacagaattgacctctctacagatttattataagtatatagattacttaaatttaaaacaaatatgtacaaATTAAAAGCACTATTCGTTTGACTTCCGGTTTTATCATTTTCAGAACTATTGCCATTGGAAAGTGAAATGGGCCAGTTCGGTAGTTTCTACTCGTCGCCTACGTCGGATGACTTTAAACAggtatagcaatatattaataaagttctTTTTCTTGCATTCTTAATGATTACTACTAAATGCGTGAGtaagtttttaaatcaaaaattataaagcaaacAGCAATGTTTCTTCGTTGGAATTTATTCTGTTGCTACGGATACGTCGCGCGCACACAACGTGCTCGCCGCGAGCGAGTGCACCTTCGCACCTTTCAATGCTTTCGCAAATCGGCAGTGTGATGAGAACTTGACGGTTAAACGAACGCACTACTCTTTTCATTTGATCGTAGAATAATAAACAGCAATGTTGGTATGTTGTTGCAGAGTGGTCGCAGCGCACTGAACAGCGAGACGAGCCGCAACCTGGTGATGTGTGCAGTGTGGTGGTGCGTTGGAGTTGCGCGCGTCCCTGGCGCAGTTGGTCGCCGAGCTGCCGGCGCCGAGACGAGCCGCCTTACTGGCTCCTGCTGGACCTTGCCTTCCGCTGCCTCGAGTACAAGGTACACATTCGGCACCGAACAGCGAGACGAGCCGCGCAGCATCACTCGACCTGACTACTCACATGTGAATACGTCTGTTACAAGCTGCCACACAATAATATATGGGTGAAATTATAATAGTCAAATTCAAGACGTGCCATTTCACATccaattttaaagttaaataaaaaaataattaataaattaccacataaatattgttatagggTCGTAAAGAGATACTGAAGTGCGCACAACAGAACGTGCGCAAAACAACCGACATCAAAGCAAAGCTGGAGGACGTCATACTGGGACAGGGGTCCGCCCGCTCCGACTTCATCATGAGGCGCAAAGGtaggcattttttattttgaactctctcgtcaatcgactcTATATAGAGCCTACTCCACTTAGCAACAAGTGCAGCGTGGTATAATGCGTGTCgcgtgtgttgtgtgtgtgcaGGCGGCGGGTCGTCGTCGGTGGGCGCGTGCAAGCGCGAGCGCTGGCGCAAGGAGTGGGTGCGCGGGCGCGAGGCGGCCACGTCGCCGGCGGCGCCGCTGCCGGACCTGTCGGCCGCGCTGGCCGCCGAGGCCGCGCTCACGCTGCTGCACACGCTCGAGACCATCGTGCAGGTGACGCTACCATCCCCCGACCGCTCGATCCTGAATCattacattcattttataatcaCTAAAAGTAGAACACTGTTTTGTTTACCATAGTTTCCTGCGGACACAGTGACATAATCCAGTTTTCTAGtttgaaaaaaaagtttgtggttttaataaatagatctTAACATTTATGTTTGTTGTAACTAAgctcataaatatatatatttttttatatatgatacAGTCGTGCAGCAACTTGGAGTGTGGACAGAGTGTATGCAGCGGCGCGTTGCAGGTGGTGTTGCGCGCTTTACAGCGCAACCAGAGCGTCACTGTGTTGCAACATATGTTCGCGACCGTGCGCACACTCATCCTCAAGGTAatgaagaaaacaaaaattgtaaaaaaaatcttattgatCTTGTAATATTTCgcttatattattgtttttttatgatattttgacCTAATcgaattttaattcttttgttatatttatatattcggTTCGAAGActgaaaaatatgtaaagattgTTTATGTGAacggtttattaaaatttaagctaatttacaaatttttattcaacatttcaataatatgttttacgTATAGTAAGTACtacattttagaaaaaaaatacttaagtatttaatttatttttctgcttAATGTCACGAGTCATtccaaaaattttgtattaacagCTATGTGAAGTAATTGAGGTtgctatttatgtatttactattgttaagacgtgtgtgtgtgtgtgtgcagctGGGCTGGTCGTGCTGCGGCGAGGAGTCGGGCACGTGCCGCGTGCTGCTGCGGCACTGCGCGGCGCTGGCGGGccccgcgcgcgcgcacgccgccgccgcgctctACGCGCTCATGCGCCACCACTACCAGCTCGGCAACGTACGCGATAGCCTATACCGCCCGCGTCCTGACACATCGCATGCCACTGATTCAATATTTAcctattaaggcgatacctcaaggtccattttcataaatttaatatgacgaaattttaaaggcagaaatatccatgattattaattatttttactgtttttctcatcaactgcgagaactaatcactaactagacgtgaatttaaattctttacttgccaatacttgtttagttacccagattaaaggtgaaacaaaatgtatgaaaatggaccttgaggtatcgccttaaatacaTTCCACGggctactaataaaaaaaatccaacacCTGCCTAAATAATTTCGTTACAAGTTAAAACTAATCAGTGCCTTCTGACATTCACTGAACGTCACCGCTCGGTGCCATGACGTACCACTATAGATTCGGACTTACAGGATTTGCAATGATGGATGTGAAAACGAGATAGTCTCTTCCGGCCTCTGAAAATATGCAATCGAATAAAGAACCTCCTAATTTTTCGAAGttcattaaaatgatatcacCACCTCACCACACAGAACTTCAGCCGCGTGAAGATGCAGGTGACCATGTCGCTGTCGTCGCTGGTGGGCACGTCCACCACCTTCAGCGAAGAGTCGCTGCGGCGCGCCCTCAAGACCATCCTGGTGTACGCCGAGCACGACGCCGAGCTGCAGGACACCAGCTTCCCGGAACAGGTCAGTGGGAACACTATACAAACCACCAGTTACTAATGTTATTGTATGCATTGCTCAGTAAATATCATTCATGGTCTTAAAGTTGtttttagattagcaagaaaagtTGTAAAAGATAACTTCTACAGGGATTTTTGCGATATATACAACCATGGCAAGGCGAcatttgcaaattttaaaacttgtgCTGAATCATATATGTAAaggattattgaaatattgccgttAGTGTTAACGCGTCTCGAAGTACTTGTCAATAAAATGCTGGGAGATATTCctaatataaacttataaaaatcacaCATTATGTCCAACTAATCTATATGTATCAACCCTAGCTctgttaagagcgtttacgtgccgcgcgtgaagtcaactataggtaattcttcgcaaaattcactcacacgagccgttgcgtagctgtgtgcgtagagttagcgcgtcggctatctttatagtcagaccaaccaattttgatcttttcgctttaattatctaattggaatgtaacttatgatttatgaatttatgataaatgaagaattctattattaaatatataagaattcatcatgaaatagtttatatatatcattttgtaattataaaaagaaataaacatttttaacaaattttaacggcaattttacaaattgttattttcactttttaaatgcaaatgcttaaaaattttaagcatttgcatttagaaagtaccctttagtaaagtggagctcatcatgaagccgaaagataggcaccagaactccgtaatcagacaataaatcaggaaaattactgtgctacgatgtttataatggaccacataattacttcatagatctgcagtttttaatatttagcgtattgaaagtttaaattaagtcattagaaattacatattggaatttatattttgagtcagaaggtgtatgtaatgagatgtcatttttaggtgtataactaaaaagtgagaaataaaagacttttttcggaagttggttatatttttttggatagttttttttttaataggtattgcttctcagtgacatcgatcgattgtacatccatgtataacaatttaccagttttatatccatagttttgcataatatttgcgacacacgacgaagcaaaatagttggttctgtacttttttgaccaacagcagtcagctttgactgtaagtatgggaataccgtctttacatcgccacaggcaacatctttatcagtttcttccctagcggcctcttgcatcctgtcctctgcagtaatttcaatcatttagctaactcgtcgtaacatttcatgtaaacattttgcgttaatattggtaaatctatggaagctaactgttcgtttaaatttgatctaccaacttcagtcatcatagctccattcacagttccacgatatacatccatactatcagtatatctcttagcgcttaaatagcttaaattccatattgcacatattacacttcattaaaaatgttgactgcaagcaaacattctctttcaatagttgtaaatgttcgatactacaacctgttgctctgttgtggttatcgagtgttttaatttgatccaaaaatattgaaaatctataattttgcggcttttaataaccttatttattttgagtgtaatatcaggcacgattacctaaaaataaaaaaaatatatagaatatactattattgttatcgaagtttacgcaaacactacatacttaaataaaactgcatatggatctagacgcgtttaatttatacaagtataatgacgccgaaacctgcacagggttaaacgtcaggataaaattatatgtaaaattgatgtgagcgtgtaaacctaaactagcccaaatagttaagaagataggtatactaactactactagtagttttattcactagctacataaattaccaaatcccttatttctaaggttcaaagaggagaaagatataggattccgtctctcgtcacttgaattttcttaacagtgcgcatcagtgaacacaaaaaccttgttatttgaaagtaagcgtacctatgcattatgcaaaaaatcagccagtgcgagtgggactcgcgcactgggtatttggcgagttgtaaacgttttgacaacgggacagcaaagtgattctataaggctaagaactcacgaagcggttttactcgcgcccgccgtggttgaaaacggctgttttatttccaaactcatgacgaccggagatctgtgcgatttgtaaccaccgcggttccgattatgtcctgcaaacttggcgagcgattatcgcaaggcgggcggttacaagatggacagttaacggtcagttgagttccagaacgccatggaca
Protein-coding regions in this window:
- the LOC119192615 gene encoding dedicator of cytokinesis protein 7-like, which codes for MNEGATCDPHGRSGLISSYIQFHAYGRIPAKIPHEELALQWVVASGATRDLAMQNSWSLFELMIKSMVEYLYWSGAHEAPRKARFPEQFTDDLTTLVNNVTSEIISGYGKNSRLTQSLNNSLAFFLFDLLSVMDRGYVFNLIRSYYKQMSAKIASLPDAVPLVHYKLSFLRIICSHEHYVSLNLPAGGAACGAVSLAPSAQSVASAFLSPARRTAPSRTSSARDTTSPDCFSLSLPTRSSCKWSQRTEQRDEPQPGDVCSVVVRWSCARPWRSWSPSCRRRDEPPYWLLLDLAFRCLEYKGRKEILKCAQQNVRKTTDIKAKLEDVILGQGSARSDFIMRRKGGGSSSVGACKRERWRKEWVRGREAATSPAAPLPDLSAALAAEAALTLLHTLETIVQSCSNLECGQSVCSGALQVVLRALQRNQSVTVLQHMFATVRTLILKLGWSCCGEESGTCRVLLRHCAALAGPARAHAAAALYALMRHHYQLGNNFSRVKMQVTMSLSSLVGTSTTFSEESLRRALKTILVYAEHDAELQDTSFPEQVSGNTIQTTSY